In one Balaenoptera musculus isolate JJ_BM4_2016_0621 chromosome 20, mBalMus1.pri.v3, whole genome shotgun sequence genomic region, the following are encoded:
- the AATK gene encoding serine/threonine-protein kinase LMTK1 isoform X4, with product MLACLCCKKGGIGFKEFENAEGEEYAADFSAQGSPAAAAQNGPDVYVLPLTEVSLPMAKQPGRSVQLLKSTDLGRHSLLYLEEIGHGWFGKVFLGEVNSGISSTQVVVKELKASASVQEQMQFLEEAQPYRALQHSNLLQCLAQCAEVTPYLLVMEFCPMGDLKGYLRSCRVAESMAPDPLTLQRMACEVACGVLHLHRNNYVHSDLALRNCLLTADLTVKIGDYGLSHGKYREDYFVTADQLWVPLRWIAPELVDEVHCNLLVVDQTKASNVWSLGVTIWELFELGAQPYPHHSDRQVLAYAVREQQLKLPKPQLQLTLSDRWYEVMQFCWLQPEQRPTAEEVHLLLSYLCAKGATEAEEEFERRWRSLRPGGGGAGPGLGAAGLALGGTGELAATSSFPLLEQFAGDSFHTDGDDVLTVTETSRGLNFEYKWEACRGSEAFPPPEGALSPGRDARLQELCIPDGAPPGVVPVLSAHSPSVGSEYFIRLEDPAPAAGHDPDCAGCAPSTLAATLRPDGSDHDDDSDGSEAASLVMEPLLGHAPPADGPWGHFDYYPRRSHARDLPCTSRSPSPSPETPMLAEPRAEDIDWGVGAFCPPFFEDPLGTSPSGSSGTRPSPGGEELGEAEMPRAAQHRHWSSNVSANNNSGSRAPEFWVPGLSGYTDCCPGVKQALQTVPELGHPLIPEDRREPLLGPKGASSGKKLGRCLGLPHLYPAEGLTPAPCLVTFPWIEAARSGGDSPQAEPRLAEEAEGSAGLQLPLPSIPSPSQEGALLPAEEASTPPTLPASPMPTGSPQPATKPVQALDSDSGSSFPELEAPGSEDEDTTEATSGVFTDLSSDGPQAEKPDVTPAFRSLQKQVGTPDSLDSLDIPSSASDGGSEVFSPLAVGTPGGQPRALDSGYDTENYESPEFVLKEAHEPCEPEAFEELASEGESPGPETRLSASLGGLSGKNPYRDSAYFSDLDTEPEPPLGPKETQGGVPVPGPEPDLESPKSPRLPSAQPSPELGMLGEAQGSGPREVPPLPLPEDSSPQPSACPRGPRLEPPWPQDPAQVPPMPSPGRSKIFLLTPVRPSSGSHRPELQETLALLSGLGLQERTGGPGAPRTPLCLALPAVPAAPEARPEEEEEDSEDSDESDEELRCYSIQEPSEESEEEAPPVPVVVAESQSARNLRSLLKMPNLLSEAFCEDLERKKKAVSFFDDVTVYLFDQESPTRELGEPFPGAKESSPTFPAGSPGSPSTPGRHRRADCSPDSPAAEEGGGFEWDDGLPLTPAQEPAPHVPAAPPKPAKPSPFSRFTVSPAPASRFSITHVSDSDSGSVGGPTAGAGGSCKEA from the exons GAGTTTGAGAATGCTGAGGGGGAAGAGTACGCGGCCGACTTCTCGGCACAGGGCTCCCCGGCAGCAGCAGCTCAGAACGGGCCCGACGtgtatgtcctgccactcaccGAGGTCTCCCTGCCTATGGCCAAGCAGCCCGGGCGTTCAG TGCAGCTGCTCAAGTCCACAGATCTGGGCCGGCACAGCCTCCTGTACCTGGAGGAGATTGGCCACGGCTGGTTTGGGAAG GTATTCCTCGGGGAGGTGAACTCGGGCATCAGCAGCACCCAGGTGGTGGTGAAGGAGCTGAAGGCGAGCGCCAGCGTGCAGGAGCAGATGCAGTTCCTGGAGGAGGCGCAGCCCTACAG GGCCCTGCAGCACAGCAACCTGCTCCAGTGCCTGGCCCAGTGCGCCGAGGTGACGCCCTACCTGTTGGTGATGGAGTTCTGCCCGATG GGGGACCTCAAGGGCTACCTGCGGAGCTGTCGGGTGGCAGAGTCCATGGCGCCCGACCCTCTGACCCTGCAGCGCATGGCCTGTGAGGTGGCCTGTGGCGTCCTGCATCTGCATCGCAACAACTATGTGCACAG tGACCTGGCCCTGAGGAACTGCCTGCTCACAGCCGACCTGACGGTGAAGATCGGCGACTATGGCCTGTCTCACGGCAAATACAGG GAGGACTACTTTGTGACGGCTGACCAGCTGTGGGTGCCACTGCGCTGGATCGCGCCTGAGCTGGTGGACGAGGTGCACTGCAATCTGCTGGTGGTGGACCAGACCAAGGCCAGCAACGTGTG GTCCCTGGGCGTGACCATCTGGGAGCTCTTTGAGCTGGGAGCGCAGCCCTATCCCCACCACTCCGACCGGCAGGTGCTGGCCTATGCTGTCCGGGAGCAGCAGCTCAAGCTGCCCAAGCCCCAGCTGCAGCTGACCCTCTCTGACCGCTG GTATGAGGTGATGCAGTTCTGCTGGCTGCAGCCTGAGCAGCGGCCGACGGCCGAGGAAGTGCACCTGCTGCTGTCCTACTTGTGTGCCAAGGGTGCCACCGAGGCGGAGGAGGAGTTTGAGCGGCGCTGGCGCTCACTGCGGCCTGGCGGGGGCGGCGCGGGCCCCGGGCTGGGGGCGGCAGGCCTGGCACTGGGGGGCACGGGCGAGCTTGCGGCCACCTCATCCTTCCCACTGCTGGAGCAGTTTGCTGGCGACAGCTTCCACACGGATGGTGACGACGTGCTGACGGTGACTGAGACGAGCCGTGGCCTCAACTTCGAGTACAAGTGGGAAGCCTGCCGCGGCTCTGAGGCCTTCCCGCCGCCTGAGGGCGCACTGAGTCCGGGCCGAGACGCGCGTCTGCAGGAGCTCTGCATCCCTGACGGCGCTCCCCCAGGCGTGGTGCCGGTGCTCAGCGCTCACAGCCCCTCGGTGGGCAGCGAGTACTTCATCCGCCTGGAAGACCCCGCGCCTGCCGCAGGCCACGACCCCGACTGCGCCGGCTGTGCCCCCAGCACCCTCGCCGCCACCCTGCGCCCCGACGGCAGTGACCACGATGATGACTCTGACGGCAGCGAGGCCGCCTCGCTGGTCATGGAGCCACTGCTGGGCCACGCGCCGCCCGCTGATGGCCCCTGGGGCCACTTCGACTACTACCCACGCAGGAGCCATGCCCGTGACCTGCCTTGCACCTCACGCTCACCCTCACCGTCACCAGAGACCCCAATGCTGGCGGAGCCCAGAGCAGAGGATATTGACTGGGGCGTGGGGGCATTCTGCCCGCCCTTCTTTGAGGACCCGCTGGGCACATCCCCCTCTGGGAGCTCTGGGACCCGACCGTCCCCAGGTGGGGAAGAGCTGGGGGAGGCTGAGATGCCCAGGGCTGCCCAGCACAGACACTGGAGCTCCAATGTATCTGCCAACAACAACAGCGGCAGCCGAGCGCCAGAATTCTGGGTCCCAGGCCTCTCAGGCTACACGGACTGCTGCCCTGGTGTGAAGCAGGCCCTACAGACCGTCCCTGAGCTGGGCCATCCTCTGATCCCAGAGGACCGTAGAGAGCCTCTCCTTGGGCCAAAGGGGGCCTCCTCTGGTAAGAAGCTGGGCCGCTGCCTTGGCCTCCCCCATCTGTATCCTGCTGAGGGCCTGACACCTGCCCCGTGCCTGGTCACATTCCCCTGGATAGAGGCAGCCAGAAGCGGGGGCGACAGcccccaggcagagcccaggcttGCAGAGGAGGCCGAGGGCTCTGCTGGACTCCAgctgccccttccctccatcccatCCCCATCCCAAGAGGGAGCCCTGCTTCCTGCCGAGGAGGCCAGCACCCCGCCCACCCTGCCTGCCTCACCTATGCCCACTGGCAGCCCACAGCCTGCCACCAAGCCAGTCCAGGCCCTGGACAGCGACAGTGGCAGCAGCTTCCCTGAGCTGGAGGCACCAGGCAGTGAAGACGAGGACACGACTGAGGCCACTTCTGGTGTCTTCACTGACTTGTCCAGCGATGGCCCACAGGCTGAGAAACCAGATGTGACACCAGCCTTCCGCTCCCTACAGAAGCAGGTGGGGACCCCCGACTCCCTGGACTCCCTGGACATCCCATCCTCAGCCAGTGATGGCGGCTCTGAGGTCTTCAGCCCATTAGCTGTTGGCACCCCTGGCGGGCAGCCCCGAGCCCTGGACAGCGGCTATGACACGGAGAACTACGAGTCCCCTGAGTTTGTACTCAAGGAGGCGCATGAGCCCTGTGAGCCTGAGGCCTTTGAGGAGCTGGCCTCAGAGGGTGAGAGCCCCGGGCCAGAGACTCGTCTCTCCGCCTCCCTGGGTGGCCTCAGCGGGAAGAATCCCTATCGCGACTCTGCCTACTTCTCAGACCTGGACACGGAGCCAGAGCCCCCCTTGGGCCCCAAGGAGACGCAAGGCGGTGTCCCAGTCCCCGGGCCAGAGCCCGATCTGGAGAGCCCGAAGAGCCCCAGGCTGCCGTCTGCACAGCCCTCCCCTGAGTTGGGGATGCTTGGGGAGGCACAGGGCTCTGGCCCCAGGGAGGTGCCGCCACTGCCACTGCCTGAGGACTCTTCCCCACAGCCAAGCGCCTGCCCCAGGGGCCCCAGGCTGGAGCCTCCCTGGCCCCAAGACCCAGCCCAGGTGCCACCCATGCCCAGCCCCGGGCGCTCTAAGATTTTCCTGCTGACTCCGGTCCGGCCCAGCTCAGGAAGCCACCGCCCCGAGCTCCAGGAGACCCTGGCACTGCTGTCAGGGTTGGGCCTGCAGGAACGGACAGGGGGCCCAGGTGCCCCCAGAACCCCACTCTGCCTGGCCCTGCCGGCAGTCCCCGCGGCTCCAGAGGCGCGGccggaggaggaagaggaggacagCGAAGACAGCGACGAGTCGGACGAGGAGCTCCGCTGCTACAGCATCCAGGAGCCGAGCGAGGAGAGCGAGGAGGAGGCGCCGCCTGTGCCAGTGGTGGTGGCGGAGAGCCAGAGTGCGCGCAACCTGCGCAGCCTGCTTAAGATGCCCAACCTGCTGTCTGAGGCCTTCTGCGAGGACCTGGAGCGCAAGAAGAAAGCCGTGTCCTTCTTCGACGACGTCACCGTCTACCTCTTCGACCAG GAAAGCCCCACCCGGGAGCTCGGGGAGCCCTTCCCCGGCGCCAAGGAGTCGTCCCCCACGTTCCCGGCGGGCAGCCCGGGCTCCCCCAGCACCCCAGGCCGGCATCGGCGGGCTGACTGCTCCCCCGACAGCCCCGCGGCCGAAGAGG GCGGAGGGTTCGAGTGGGACGATGGCCTCCCGCTGACGCCGGCCCAGGAGCCAGCCCCGCACGTCCCTGCTGCGCCCCCCAAGCCCGCCAAGCCCAGTCCCTTCTCTCGCTTCACTGTCTCACCAGCGCCTGCGTCCCGCTTCTCCATCACGCACGTCTCCGACTCGGACTCCGGGTCCGTGGGAG GTCCTACAGCAGGTGCTGGGGGCAGCTGTAAAGAGGCCTGA
- the AATK gene encoding serine/threonine-protein kinase LMTK1 isoform X3, with protein sequence MSSSFFNPSFAFSSHFDPDGAPLSELSWSSSLSVVAVSFSGLFTVIALMLACLCCKKGGIGFKEFENAEGEEYAADFSAQGSPAAAAQNGPDVYVLPLTEVSLPMAKQPGRSVQLLKSTDLGRHSLLYLEEIGHGWFGKVFLGEVNSGISSTQVVVKELKASASVQEQMQFLEEAQPYRALQHSNLLQCLAQCAEVTPYLLVMEFCPMGDLKGYLRSCRVAESMAPDPLTLQRMACEVACGVLHLHRNNYVHSDLALRNCLLTADLTVKIGDYGLSHGKYREDYFVTADQLWVPLRWIAPELVDEVHCNLLVVDQTKASNVWSLGVTIWELFELGAQPYPHHSDRQVLAYAVREQQLKLPKPQLQLTLSDRWYEVMQFCWLQPEQRPTAEEVHLLLSYLCAKGATEAEEEFERRWRSLRPGGGGAGPGLGAAGLALGGTGELAATSSFPLLEQFAGDSFHTDGDDVLTVTETSRGLNFEYKWEACRGSEAFPPPEGALSPGRDARLQELCIPDGAPPGVVPVLSAHSPSVGSEYFIRLEDPAPAAGHDPDCAGCAPSTLAATLRPDGSDHDDDSDGSEAASLVMEPLLGHAPPADGPWGHFDYYPRRSHARDLPCTSRSPSPSPETPMLAEPRAEDIDWGVGAFCPPFFEDPLGTSPSGSSGTRPSPGGEELGEAEMPRAAQHRHWSSNVSANNNSGSRAPEFWVPGLSGYTDCCPGVKQALQTVPELGHPLIPEDRREPLLGPKGASSGKKLGRCLGLPHLYPAEGLTPAPCLVTFPWIEAARSGGDSPQAEPRLAEEAEGSAGLQLPLPSIPSPSQEGALLPAEEASTPPTLPASPMPTGSPQPATKPVQALDSDSGSSFPELEAPGSEDEDTTEATSGVFTDLSSDGPQAEKPDVTPAFRSLQKQVGTPDSLDSLDIPSSASDGGSEVFSPLAVGTPGGQPRALDSGYDTENYESPEFVLKEAHEPCEPEAFEELASEGESPGPETRLSASLGGLSGKNPYRDSAYFSDLDTEPEPPLGPKETQGGVPVPGPEPDLESPKSPRLPSAQPSPELGMLGEAQGSGPREVPPLPLPEDSSPQPSACPRGPRLEPPWPQDPAQVPPMPSPGRSKIFLLTPVRPSSGSHRPELQETLALLSGLGLQERTGGPGAPRTPLCLALPAVPAAPEARPEEEEEDSEDSDESDEELRCYSIQEPSEESEEEAPPVPVVVAESQSARNLRSLLKMPNLLSEAFCEDLERKKKAVSFFDDVTVYLFDQESPTRELGEPFPGAKESSPTFPAGSPGSPSTPGRHRRADCSPDSPAAEEGGGFEWDDGLPLTPAQEPAPHVPAAPPKPAKPSPFSRFTVSPAPASRFSITHVSDSDSGSVGGPTAGAGGSCKEA encoded by the exons GAGTTTGAGAATGCTGAGGGGGAAGAGTACGCGGCCGACTTCTCGGCACAGGGCTCCCCGGCAGCAGCAGCTCAGAACGGGCCCGACGtgtatgtcctgccactcaccGAGGTCTCCCTGCCTATGGCCAAGCAGCCCGGGCGTTCAG TGCAGCTGCTCAAGTCCACAGATCTGGGCCGGCACAGCCTCCTGTACCTGGAGGAGATTGGCCACGGCTGGTTTGGGAAG GTATTCCTCGGGGAGGTGAACTCGGGCATCAGCAGCACCCAGGTGGTGGTGAAGGAGCTGAAGGCGAGCGCCAGCGTGCAGGAGCAGATGCAGTTCCTGGAGGAGGCGCAGCCCTACAG GGCCCTGCAGCACAGCAACCTGCTCCAGTGCCTGGCCCAGTGCGCCGAGGTGACGCCCTACCTGTTGGTGATGGAGTTCTGCCCGATG GGGGACCTCAAGGGCTACCTGCGGAGCTGTCGGGTGGCAGAGTCCATGGCGCCCGACCCTCTGACCCTGCAGCGCATGGCCTGTGAGGTGGCCTGTGGCGTCCTGCATCTGCATCGCAACAACTATGTGCACAG tGACCTGGCCCTGAGGAACTGCCTGCTCACAGCCGACCTGACGGTGAAGATCGGCGACTATGGCCTGTCTCACGGCAAATACAGG GAGGACTACTTTGTGACGGCTGACCAGCTGTGGGTGCCACTGCGCTGGATCGCGCCTGAGCTGGTGGACGAGGTGCACTGCAATCTGCTGGTGGTGGACCAGACCAAGGCCAGCAACGTGTG GTCCCTGGGCGTGACCATCTGGGAGCTCTTTGAGCTGGGAGCGCAGCCCTATCCCCACCACTCCGACCGGCAGGTGCTGGCCTATGCTGTCCGGGAGCAGCAGCTCAAGCTGCCCAAGCCCCAGCTGCAGCTGACCCTCTCTGACCGCTG GTATGAGGTGATGCAGTTCTGCTGGCTGCAGCCTGAGCAGCGGCCGACGGCCGAGGAAGTGCACCTGCTGCTGTCCTACTTGTGTGCCAAGGGTGCCACCGAGGCGGAGGAGGAGTTTGAGCGGCGCTGGCGCTCACTGCGGCCTGGCGGGGGCGGCGCGGGCCCCGGGCTGGGGGCGGCAGGCCTGGCACTGGGGGGCACGGGCGAGCTTGCGGCCACCTCATCCTTCCCACTGCTGGAGCAGTTTGCTGGCGACAGCTTCCACACGGATGGTGACGACGTGCTGACGGTGACTGAGACGAGCCGTGGCCTCAACTTCGAGTACAAGTGGGAAGCCTGCCGCGGCTCTGAGGCCTTCCCGCCGCCTGAGGGCGCACTGAGTCCGGGCCGAGACGCGCGTCTGCAGGAGCTCTGCATCCCTGACGGCGCTCCCCCAGGCGTGGTGCCGGTGCTCAGCGCTCACAGCCCCTCGGTGGGCAGCGAGTACTTCATCCGCCTGGAAGACCCCGCGCCTGCCGCAGGCCACGACCCCGACTGCGCCGGCTGTGCCCCCAGCACCCTCGCCGCCACCCTGCGCCCCGACGGCAGTGACCACGATGATGACTCTGACGGCAGCGAGGCCGCCTCGCTGGTCATGGAGCCACTGCTGGGCCACGCGCCGCCCGCTGATGGCCCCTGGGGCCACTTCGACTACTACCCACGCAGGAGCCATGCCCGTGACCTGCCTTGCACCTCACGCTCACCCTCACCGTCACCAGAGACCCCAATGCTGGCGGAGCCCAGAGCAGAGGATATTGACTGGGGCGTGGGGGCATTCTGCCCGCCCTTCTTTGAGGACCCGCTGGGCACATCCCCCTCTGGGAGCTCTGGGACCCGACCGTCCCCAGGTGGGGAAGAGCTGGGGGAGGCTGAGATGCCCAGGGCTGCCCAGCACAGACACTGGAGCTCCAATGTATCTGCCAACAACAACAGCGGCAGCCGAGCGCCAGAATTCTGGGTCCCAGGCCTCTCAGGCTACACGGACTGCTGCCCTGGTGTGAAGCAGGCCCTACAGACCGTCCCTGAGCTGGGCCATCCTCTGATCCCAGAGGACCGTAGAGAGCCTCTCCTTGGGCCAAAGGGGGCCTCCTCTGGTAAGAAGCTGGGCCGCTGCCTTGGCCTCCCCCATCTGTATCCTGCTGAGGGCCTGACACCTGCCCCGTGCCTGGTCACATTCCCCTGGATAGAGGCAGCCAGAAGCGGGGGCGACAGcccccaggcagagcccaggcttGCAGAGGAGGCCGAGGGCTCTGCTGGACTCCAgctgccccttccctccatcccatCCCCATCCCAAGAGGGAGCCCTGCTTCCTGCCGAGGAGGCCAGCACCCCGCCCACCCTGCCTGCCTCACCTATGCCCACTGGCAGCCCACAGCCTGCCACCAAGCCAGTCCAGGCCCTGGACAGCGACAGTGGCAGCAGCTTCCCTGAGCTGGAGGCACCAGGCAGTGAAGACGAGGACACGACTGAGGCCACTTCTGGTGTCTTCACTGACTTGTCCAGCGATGGCCCACAGGCTGAGAAACCAGATGTGACACCAGCCTTCCGCTCCCTACAGAAGCAGGTGGGGACCCCCGACTCCCTGGACTCCCTGGACATCCCATCCTCAGCCAGTGATGGCGGCTCTGAGGTCTTCAGCCCATTAGCTGTTGGCACCCCTGGCGGGCAGCCCCGAGCCCTGGACAGCGGCTATGACACGGAGAACTACGAGTCCCCTGAGTTTGTACTCAAGGAGGCGCATGAGCCCTGTGAGCCTGAGGCCTTTGAGGAGCTGGCCTCAGAGGGTGAGAGCCCCGGGCCAGAGACTCGTCTCTCCGCCTCCCTGGGTGGCCTCAGCGGGAAGAATCCCTATCGCGACTCTGCCTACTTCTCAGACCTGGACACGGAGCCAGAGCCCCCCTTGGGCCCCAAGGAGACGCAAGGCGGTGTCCCAGTCCCCGGGCCAGAGCCCGATCTGGAGAGCCCGAAGAGCCCCAGGCTGCCGTCTGCACAGCCCTCCCCTGAGTTGGGGATGCTTGGGGAGGCACAGGGCTCTGGCCCCAGGGAGGTGCCGCCACTGCCACTGCCTGAGGACTCTTCCCCACAGCCAAGCGCCTGCCCCAGGGGCCCCAGGCTGGAGCCTCCCTGGCCCCAAGACCCAGCCCAGGTGCCACCCATGCCCAGCCCCGGGCGCTCTAAGATTTTCCTGCTGACTCCGGTCCGGCCCAGCTCAGGAAGCCACCGCCCCGAGCTCCAGGAGACCCTGGCACTGCTGTCAGGGTTGGGCCTGCAGGAACGGACAGGGGGCCCAGGTGCCCCCAGAACCCCACTCTGCCTGGCCCTGCCGGCAGTCCCCGCGGCTCCAGAGGCGCGGccggaggaggaagaggaggacagCGAAGACAGCGACGAGTCGGACGAGGAGCTCCGCTGCTACAGCATCCAGGAGCCGAGCGAGGAGAGCGAGGAGGAGGCGCCGCCTGTGCCAGTGGTGGTGGCGGAGAGCCAGAGTGCGCGCAACCTGCGCAGCCTGCTTAAGATGCCCAACCTGCTGTCTGAGGCCTTCTGCGAGGACCTGGAGCGCAAGAAGAAAGCCGTGTCCTTCTTCGACGACGTCACCGTCTACCTCTTCGACCAG GAAAGCCCCACCCGGGAGCTCGGGGAGCCCTTCCCCGGCGCCAAGGAGTCGTCCCCCACGTTCCCGGCGGGCAGCCCGGGCTCCCCCAGCACCCCAGGCCGGCATCGGCGGGCTGACTGCTCCCCCGACAGCCCCGCGGCCGAAGAGG GCGGAGGGTTCGAGTGGGACGATGGCCTCCCGCTGACGCCGGCCCAGGAGCCAGCCCCGCACGTCCCTGCTGCGCCCCCCAAGCCCGCCAAGCCCAGTCCCTTCTCTCGCTTCACTGTCTCACCAGCGCCTGCGTCCCGCTTCTCCATCACGCACGTCTCCGACTCGGACTCCGGGTCCGTGGGAG GTCCTACAGCAGGTGCTGGGGGCAGCTGTAAAGAGGCCTGA